The Salvelinus namaycush isolate Seneca unplaced genomic scaffold, SaNama_1.0 Scaffold161, whole genome shotgun sequence genomic interval CTCGGTCCCAtttttgatacacctgtactgtctcctcctTCAAGATGGTAGGATTAACGTCAAGTTCAAGATAAGACTAGGATCTATTTTCATGTAATGACATTCAACAAACCCTCCTAACAGAGCAGCAGGCAGTGAGAGAGCAGTATTTGTAACTGCACTGTGTGTCAATACGTTTGGCCTATTCATTCTTAGTTAGAGATGGACAGTTCATTCCAACTCTAAACGACAGATCACTACTGCCCCCTATGGTTGACTGAGGTTACTACCAGCTGTACCAGTAATATGTAACCATCAGATGTAGGTTTGTTCTGTCTTTTTATCTGCATCctgaatggcaccctgttccctaccacaggaggttggtggcaccttaattggggaggacgggctcatggtaatggctgtagTGGAATTAGTGGCATGgtgtcaaatacatcaaacaaatGGTTTCCATGTGTATGATGCCATTTAATtcgccattattatgagccgtcctcccagccactttaaacaatgccacttaatataatgtttacatactctacATTAGCAtctctagtattagattatatactgtactctagatcatctactgcatcttgccatctttatgtaatacatgtaccactagccactttaaacaatgccaacttaatataatgtttacataccctacattacctctctcatatgtatatgtatatactgtactctatatcatctactgcatcttgccatctttatgtaatacatgtatcactagccactttaaaactatgcccactttatgtttacataccctacattactcatctcatatgtatatgtatatactgtactcgatatcatctactgcatcttgcctatgccgttctgtaccatcactcattcatatattctttatgtacatattctttatccctttacacttgtgtgtataaggtagtagttgtggaactgttaggttagattactcgttggttattactgcattgtcggaactagaagcacaagcatttcgctacactcgcattaacatctgctaaccatgtgtatgtgacaaataacatttgatttgatttgatttgacacagatggacgtacacatgcacacacacacacacacacacacacacacaccacacacacacaccacacacacaatacacaccacacacacacacacacacacacacacacacacacaccacacacacaacacattcaCTATATTGTCCGTCATTCCTGGTGTTTTCTAGCACCTGGGTCACCATCTAGTCGTCAGTGTTAGATGTTTCACTCAAGTGTGGAGTTGGAGATGACACTGACACTAACTGCCTCTGGGCAGACCGCCACCCTCACCAGTACCCACCAGGACCACACCCCACCAGGACCACATCTACCAGGACCACATCCACCAGGACCACATCCACCAGGACCACATCCACCAGGACCACATCCACCAGGACCACCCCCACCAGGACCACATCCACCCAGGACCCACCAGGACCACATCCACCAGGACACATCCACCAGGACCACCCCCACCAGGACCACATCCACCAGGACCACATCCACCAGGACCACATCCACCAGGACCACCCCCACAGGACCACCCTCACcaggaccccccccccacccccccaccaggACCACACCCcaccaggaccccccccccccccccaccaggaCCACCCCACCAGGACCACCCTCACCAGGACCACCCCCCACCAGGACCACATCCACCAGGACCACATCCACCAGGACCACCCCACCAGGACCACATCACCAGGACCACCCCACCAGGACCACCCCCCACCAGGACCACATCCACCAGGACCACCCCCACCAGGACCACCCTCACCAAGGACCACATCCACAGGACCACCCCCACCAGGACCACCCCCACAGGACCCACATCCACCAGGACCCACCCCCACCAAGGACCACCCTCACCAGGACCAACATCCATCAGGACCACACCCCACAAGGGACCACCGCCACCAGGACCACCCCACCAGGACCACCCCCACCAGGACCAAATCCACCAGGACCACATCCAGCAGGACCACCCCCACCAGGACCACCCCCACCAGGACCACCCCCACCAGGACCACCCCCACCAGGACCACATCCACCAGGACCACATCCACCAGGACCACCCCCAGCAGGACCACCCCCACCAGGACCACCCCCCACCAGGACCACCCCCACCAGTACCACCCCACCAGGACCCCTCACCAGACCACCCCACCAGGAACAGGACCACCCACCAGGACCACCCCACCAGGACCACATCCACCAGGACCACATCCACCAGGACC includes:
- the LOC120037183 gene encoding proline-rich protein 2-like; this translates as PPPSPVPTRTTPHQDHIYQDHIHQDHIHQDHIHQDHIHQDHPHQDHIHPGPTRTTSTRTHPPGPPPPGPHPPGPHPPGPHPPGPPPQDHPHQDPPPTPPPGPHPTRTPPPPPPGPPHQDHPHQDHPPPGPHPPGPHPPGPPHQDHITRTTPPGPPPTRTTSTRTTPTRTTLTKDHIHRTTPTRTTPTGPTSTRTHPHQGPPSPGPTSIRTTPHKGPPPPGPPHQDHPHQDQIHQDHIQQDHPHQDHPHQDHPHQDHPHQDHIHQDHIHQDHPQQDHPHQDHPPPGPPPPVPPHQDPSPDHPTRNRTTHQDHPTRTTSTRTTSTRTTPSRTTPTRTTPTRTTPSRNHPHQDHVHQDHVPPGTTPTRTQSTRTTSTRTTPTRTSVHQDHVP